A segment of the Echinicola strongylocentroti genome:
AACTGGCAAAAGGCATTTTGGAGAAGATGGAATTTGGCGGTGATCCAGATATTGGTAAAAGAAAAGAAGATATTTTGGGTCAAGTCTTAAAGGATCAGCCCAGTGCCTATTTCAATGAGGGGCAAGGTAAGCAGTGGGGGTTTTCAAGAGTTTTGCCATGGGGCTTTCGATTGATAGCTGCAAGTGTCCTAGTAATACTAGCGGCAACTTTTATCCTATCCTCCTTTCCAGTCACGAGCTTATACCAAGAATCCACTCCCATTGCTTTCGTAGTAAAGAAAAATCCCAAAGGACAAAAATCGGCATTTTACCTTCCTGATAAAACCCAGGTGGTGCTTAATGCTGGCAGTAAGATCAGCTACCCTGAGTCATTTGGAAAGAAAAATAGGGAAGTGTTTTTGGAAGGGGAAGCTTATTTTGATGTTACCCATGATCAAGATAAGAAATTCTTAGTGCATGCCGGTGAAGTGGTAACCCAAGTACATGGTACTTCTTTTATCGTATCAGCTTATAACAACGAGCAGGTAAATATTGCATTGGAAAGAGGATTGGTGTCCGTCTATCCATTGGACACGAAAGAGCCTGTTATTCCGCAATACATAAAGCCCGGGGAGATGATTGCTGTTCGTCAGGAATTTGAGCATTCGGTCAAGAGTACATATGATTACGAGCAACAGTTCGGCTGGAAAGAAGGCAAGCTAGTTTTCAGAGGAACAAATATGCCCACCTTGGTAAAAACCCTAGAGCGCTGGTATGGAGTTGAAATTACAGTTGTCGGCAAGCCATCAGAAGACTGGAAAGTCAGCGGTGTTTTCCATAACGAAAGCTTAAAAAATGTGCTGGAAGGCGTGAAATACGCACGAAACATCTCCTATCAAATCCATGGACATAACGTCATCATCAATATACAACCATAAAACAGTAAGTTAATTTTCACCTTTAATCCTACTAATACTATGAGAAAAAATGTACCTAAGGCCTATGGCGATTTTTGGAGGAATCTGGCAGGTCTCTTTCTGCTACTTACCTTCGCCTGTTGTCATGTGGCGAAAGCAGCAGAAAACCTACAGGGAGATCTTGACATGGATAATGTTTTTATTTCCTTACATGAACAAAATAGCACTTTACGAAAGGTGTTTTCTTCCATTGAATCAAAAACTTCATTTAGTTTTTTTTACGATGAGGATATCATACAAGTAGACAGGAAATTATCCTTGGATAAAGAAAACATTTCATTAACCG
Coding sequences within it:
- a CDS encoding FecR family protein, with the protein product MKKSKYDISYFLSNQYFVDWVRHPRQESEEFWDNWLRNHPESQSSFQLAKGILEKMEFGGDPDIGKRKEDILGQVLKDQPSAYFNEGQGKQWGFSRVLPWGFRLIAASVLVILAATFILSSFPVTSLYQESTPIAFVVKKNPKGQKSAFYLPDKTQVVLNAGSKISYPESFGKKNREVFLEGEAYFDVTHDQDKKFLVHAGEVVTQVHGTSFIVSAYNNEQVNIALERGLVSVYPLDTKEPVIPQYIKPGEMIAVRQEFEHSVKSTYDYEQQFGWKEGKLVFRGTNMPTLVKTLERWYGVEITVVGKPSEDWKVSGVFHNESLKNVLEGVKYARNISYQIHGHNVIINIQP